The region AGTGAAACCGAGCACTATTATTCCCTATTCCTCCTCTCTGCCACGCAGTTTGTGTCCTCTACGACACTCCTTCGTGACGGTGCCCGCGGTGCGGACGAGAAGAAATCACAGcgccaacaaccaccatgtGGAAATTACTCCTAAATCCAGAATTGCGCCAATTCGGGCTACGACGCTGTTGGTTTCCTGGATCCTTTCCCTGTCATGCGATGTTACACACATTCTTGCCTAGCAGTGACTGACTGCTGGCTTTTGGCTGTCACTTAATCACTGCTGTCAGACGGCATTGTATGCGCTACGGAAAGTCATTCTTCTCTTGTTGCTCTATCTTCAAGATGACGGAATGCACGTGGGACAGTGGAATGCGATGTGTGCTGTGGACCTCATCTCGCTGCGCTGCATCAGATCGACCCGCTTCAAATGGTTGCGACCCCTTCAGGGTTTTTTGGTTCCTTGCAGAGCTGCAGACCAGATTGTCGTCATTGCACATCACTGCCCCTTCCAGAACCCTTCACCATGTCTCGAATCTGGAATCCGGAAAAACAATGTCTGGATTTCGGGACCATTTTCTGGTATTTCTTCAATGCCTGGCAACGCAACCGAAGGCCAACCGAGAGGTTATGATGTCGATGCGAGTTACAGAGATATTGCATGTCACAGCATGACGAAGCCCGACGTCTAGAACGGGGGCATATGGCTCACATGCCACTCCTGCCGAGCAGTTTGGTTTGTGCATTGCGGGGTCAAAAGGCACACACGACGGCCACGGCAGCCTGCATCTGGACGTTCGCAACCATGGATATGATGGCGAACTGGTGACCTATGCAGCCAGACGTTACACGGAGATCGCGCCGCCATCCCAACTTACACATATTCAAAGTCTTAGCGCCATAGTAACACGAGAATGCGAGTGACGCTACAGGCCGCTTGAACGCGGGTCAGCGTGGTCACACCAgaatatattaaaggaaTACATCAGATACCTACTCTGTTAGTGCGGTCAAAAATTGAGTCTCCTCGAGGCTGGGTGGGTGTGGCTGCGCCTGCGATTGAGTGCGTGGCCGGTTTGCCTCCTGACGATAGTCACCAGGCAAGATCAGACAGTCAGGTAGTATTCCAAGCGTCTCTCAACAAAATTTTCGCAGAATGGCAAAGCCCCAGGAAGTATTGAGGGTGAGACTAGTCTGCGAAAGATACACCAATCAAAACTTCGATTGACTGATAATTGTATGCTGAGGCTTTGTGCCACCTTGGTATACATGCCATCGTGGCGTTGAATCACCATCAAAGTCACGGGGGTTCCTTGTGCTCCTGGATGTTCGTATGCGATAGCTCTGTACGGCGAAACGGGTTCGAGTTGCAAGTTGCTGTCACCGAATAGGTTTTCAACGGCATCATTCCGTGTTTGTGAGATCAGGCGGCTCTGTCGGAAACAATTCGCTGGCGGATAAACCGTGTAACCTCCGGCAACACACAACCGGATGCCTCAGCTAGATTCTGAATCACCTCCGGGAAGAAAAATCCTGGAACATCATTCGACCTCGGCTTCCAACTTCCCGTGTGAGGATATCCCAAGTTGAATTTTCAACGTGGCCGAGTTGATCAAACAGGAGATATCCAGGTTCAGAATTCAGTGACTTCTATCCAACCGACGTTTCGTACTCCCAAATGTCGGCAGTCATGAGAGCTGGCAGTCGACGACGCCTCTGACAACACCAATGCGTTCCTCAAACAGGTTGTTCACTGTTGTCCCAAGGCCCCTCATCTTTTCTACAAAATCATCCAGCGAGCCTCCAACGCCAAAGTAAAGCTTCTTTGCGCCAATGACAGCTCTGGCAGAACCGCTTGGTCTGTTTTTCCGCTCTCGCTCAAGAATCAGAAGAAGAGTCTCGCCGAACCTTTCAAGGGCAAAAGGAGAGTAAATAGTCTCCGAACCAAGCACAAGagtcttggtgttgtccgCAAAACTTGGGGCATCCGGTGAGCTGTAGAGAGTATCCACAAACTCTGGTGACCAAGCACCAGAAAGAAATCTCAAAGTGATCTGGTTGGAAACCAGAGAGTCCTTGAAAGCCGCGATAATCTCCGGTGTCAGATCGAGTTCTGCGTCGGGTGTAAAAGCCTCTTCGACGAGCGCTACTCGGCTTCGTTGCTGAAGAGCCCAGGCCAAGATGAGATTGGGCAACGTCACCAGATAGAGCACAGAGGGGTTATAGTCTGCAAGCGTGAGAACCAACGGGTGTCTCGGTTGTGATTTTCTTTCGCTCAAGGCCCAGTGAAAGAGTGCGAGAGAGGGCAAGGCCGTGCCGCAGCCGAGCTGTACACATTGGTCAGCAATTCGTTTCTCGGCAGGAGGTTTAGGGACGTCAGATATTTCGCCGCACCTCGATCAAGACACACGGCTCTTGATTCAAAAAATCGGCCGGCTTTTCCGATGCCAAGACCTTGACCATATCAACACTGCTCTCCCAGCTCTTGAAGCCACCCTCATAAATGCCCGTCTTGACGTCGTGCTCCCCAAGACCAGCCTCTGACTCAGATGGGttctccccatcatcctcagccATCAGCTGAGCTCGCACATCCCAGAGCTCACGCCTTGGTATTTGGAGTGTGCTACCATCCTGAAGATCGACACCGAGCAGGTTGAAGGCTATCTTGGAGGGTAGCTTCGAAAGCATGTCCTCGAGATCATGGCTGGCTGGTGGCAATTGGGACTTGCCCTGAACTGGAAATGCACCGGCCCCCGCGGGCGAGGCCACAGCTGACTTCTTGActtggggtggaggggtgagCGGACGACCATCGTCTTCTATATCATCGCCGGCGAACGAGAATGAAAAGGCCATGGTTCAgactggtggtggggatCTGATATATGTCGGTTATGCCCAAACAGCAGCTGACTAAACCGGGTTCCAAATTTCTCACGTGAAGCAGCGAATGATATCGATGTCTCTTACTACAGTTTTCAGGAATGTGAGTCTCTTTCAGCTGAGGTCgtcctggtggtggtggcggtggtggtagggtTGGGTAGGATTTGAACGGTAGTGGGGCAGCAAACGGTGGTTGTTTGAGGCATGTGGTCCGTGTGCTGTCAGCTTTCAGCCCCCAATTTCAATTCCAACCAAGCTGAAGAGAAAGCGGAGTTTTTCCGCTTGAAATGCTCCGAAGGCTTGCAATTGGGGCCACATTTTAACCGTTGCAACTTGCACTTGCAGCCCGCCGCTGTCTCTCTGTCAGCATCGAGGAGGCACGTTCAGCAGGAAGCACAGCGCAGACGGGAAGGTGCCGTTAGGAAAAGCCCCCCACTTCTTACTGGCCCTCGGCTGAGCATGCAATTCGCTGCTCACCGGCATGTGTCGATAACGGCTGTGGTTGGACAGCATACGACAGGACCGGCCATCCCAAGCATCTCTCACATTCACGCGGGTCTCTTTCTCTTCGTTGGAACAGGCTAGCCATCACTTTCCCGGTTCGGGGGACGGATCAAACAAACCCAATATGCGGCAGCCTTGAAGCCGATAACCCCATTGGATCTCGAGATCCTCTTCAGTGAGGGCTTCCAACAGCCCCCGCGCCGACAGCGGGGATACATGCAgggcccttcttcttcttcgatATCTTTTCGTCTCTTCTTGCTTGAAGGAATTATCGGCCGGAGTAAATGGACGGGAACCGTAAATCAGCCAACTATGGATCGCACCCGTCGGGAGATACCCCTCTGTTTGGGGTTAGGTTGAGCTCGTGGCCGTCGATTGTCTCATGGGGCTGGATCGTCATATACTAGGAGgctccttctcttccatCCTAGTTTGGGATACCCACAATACTCTGTTTGCTGACAGCGCCTGCCTTGTCTTGGAGAGGGGAACCGTATTCCTCATTCTGAGGCACTTGCCCAACCGGGAAGAGCAAATCAAGGTCAGGGTACGGAGTGTTGCTCGTTTGCTGCATACCACTTGAATTACATCAACGAAGCCTGGCAAGCCATTGGCTGCGTTTACTACCTGCTTTTCGCCTTCGGTTACTGATATAAGTACCAAGGCCTCGAAGCATCTTCTGAGAGTCTCTACTTGGCTTCTCAGAACACCTCTGGCTCTTCTCCCACACACTCTTCACCATGGTAATGGACTCTTGCGGCGACAGATACCCGGATCGACTTGGTCGTGATGGCGCCACTCTCAACTTCCCTTCCCTCAATGTCTCCTACACTGTCCGGGAACAACCTCTCGGCACGGCACGGCCGATTCGTATTGTCGGCATTGGAGCTGGAGCGAGCGGGCTAAACGTCATCCGTACCTTGCGGCTGAATCTCACCAACTACGAAGTCGTGGTATACGAAAAGAACATCGACGTCGGTGGAACATGGTTCGAGAATCAATACCCTGGATGTCGATGCGATGTACCAAGCCACAGTTACCAGTTCTCATGGCGACCAAAAAAGGATTGGACCAACTTCTTTTCTAGTGCCGAGGAAATTGAGGACTATCTTTGCCAGGTtgccgacgaggaggggCTGAGAGGGTCTATCAAGACCTCTCATGAGGTGGTCTCTGCTGTTTGGAACGAAGGCGACGGTCAATGGGAGCTGAGGATACGGAACCTTGAGAATGGACAGGAATTTGAGGACTATGCTACCTTTCTACTGAATGGTTCGGGCATACTGAAGTAAGCAGTTTACACGTCTTCGCTGGCACGGCATCAGCTAACATTCAAACCATCAGCAACTGGAAGTGGCCTGATGTTCAAGACCTCACCGCTTTCAAAGGCACATTGATACACACGGCTCGTTGGCCAAAGGATTTCGACCACACAGGCAAGACGATAGCGATCATTGGCAATGGTTCAACAGGAGTTCAAGTATTGCCAGCTCTCCAGCCCGGCGCCGCCAAAATTCACCACATCTTCCGGACACCCAGTTGGGTCATACCACCAAGGATACACGCCTGGAAAGTCATGGGTCAAGCAACAGAGGTCTGGGATAAGATACAGCTCGACGCCGAGGAAAACTTCTCGGAAGAAACTATTGAAAAGTTTAAGTCGGACCCGGAGTTCTACCGGGATTTTGTCAAGAGgattgaggttgaggtcaACAGTGCTTTCCCAGTGGTAGGGTTCTCTCTTTCGATTTTCCATTAAGGAGATGGCTAACACCCGCAGGTCCTTGCCAAAAGCCCAGTTCAAGCCTTCGCCCGCGCGAAGGTAGCGGAGTACATGACAGCCATGCTCGGTGGGAACGAGCAGCTCTGCAAAGCTCTCATTCCAGACTTTCCACTAGGATGCCGAAGAATGACGCCTGGCCATGGATATCTCCAAGCCCTGACAAAACCGAATGTTGAAGTCAGGAGAACGGACATGAAGCGCTTTGTACCGGAAGGCATCGAGCTTGCTTCAGGAGAGATCCTCAAAGTTGACGCCATAATCTGTGCCACGGGCTTCGAAACATCCTTTTGCCCACGATTTCCTATCATTGGACGTGATGGCGCAAACCTGCAAGATCGATGGAGACAAGAGATCCCGAAGGCGTATATGTCTTGTGCTGTTCCAAGCCTCCCAAATTACTTCAGTAAGCCTGCCCTCTTCATTCTTCAGACGTGGTCCAGGATGTGCTAATAAGAAGCAGTGTTCCTTGGCCCCAACGCACCCATTGGTCACGGCTCAGTCTTCACCCTCTCGGAACACATCGCCAAgtacatcaccaccatcatcaaaaaGGTCCAAACCGAAGGAATCAAATCCATCGCCCCTTCCCAAGCAGCAGTAGATGACTACTTTGAGCACATTACCCACTT is a window of Podospora pseudopauciseta strain CBS 411.78 chromosome 1, whole genome shotgun sequence DNA encoding:
- a CDS encoding hypothetical protein (COG:S; EggNog:ENOG503NYCQ), with the translated sequence MAFSFSFAGDDIEDDGRPLTPPPQVKKSAVASPAGAGAFPVQGKSQLPPASHDLEDMLSKLPSKIAFNLLGVDLQDGSTLQIPRRELWDVRAQLMAEDDGENPSESEAGLGEHDVKTGIYEGGFKSWESSVDMVKVLASEKPADFLNQEPCVLIELGCGTALPSLALFHWALSERKSQPRHPLVLTLADYNPSVLYLVTLPNLILAWALQQRSRVALVEEAFTPDAELDLTPEIIAAFKDSLVSNQITLRFLSGAWSPEFVDTLYSSPDAPSFADNTKTLVLGSETIYSPFALERFGETLLLILERERKNRPSGSARAVIGAKKLYFGVGGSLDDFVEKMRGLGTTVNNLFEERIGVVRGVVDCQLS
- a CDS encoding hypothetical protein (EggNog:ENOG503NUI0; COG:Q); this encodes MVMDSCGDRYPDRLGRDGATLNFPSLNVSYTVREQPLGTARPIRIVGIGAGASGLNVIRTLRLNLTNYEVVVYEKNIDVGGTWFENQYPGCRCDVPSHSYQFSWRPKKDWTNFFSSAEEIEDYLCQVADEEGLRGSIKTSHEVVSAVWNEGDGQWELRIRNLENGQEFEDYATFLLNGSGILNNWKWPDVQDLTAFKGTLIHTARWPKDFDHTGKTIAIIGNGSTGVQVLPALQPGAAKIHHIFRTPSWVIPPRIHAWKVMGQATEVWDKIQLDAEENFSEETIEKFKSDPEFYRDFVKRIEVEVNSAFPVVLAKSPVQAFARAKVAEYMTAMLGGNEQLCKALIPDFPLGCRRMTPGHGYLQALTKPNVEVRRTDMKRFVPEGIELASGEILKVDAIICATGFETSFCPRFPIIGRDGANLQDRWRQEIPKAYMSCAVPSLPNYFMFLGPNAPIGHGSVFTLSEHIAKYITTIIKKVQTEGIKSIAPSQAAVDDYFEHITHFMPATTWAAPGRSWFKMGREEGPVVALHPGSRIHFFHMLERFRGEDWEYEWDNARGNRFGYLGNGFSTREVGDEKGDLAWYLDEPATIS